DNA sequence from the Jatrophihabitans sp. genome:
CCGCGCCCGCTGGCAGCAGCGCTACGAGAAGTCCCGGATCGCCGAGCGCGATTTCACCACCCTGTCCGGCGTCGAGGTCGAGCCGGTCTACGGGCCGCCCGAGGGCACTTCTGACCCTCGCTTCGAGCAGATCGGCTGGCCGGGGGAGTTCCCGTTCACCCGCGGCCTGCACGCCAGCGGATTCCGCGGCAAGCCCTGGACGATCCGGCAGTTCGCCGGCTTCGGCAACGCCCAGCAGACCAACGAGCGCTACAAGATGATCCTGGCCTCCGGCGGCGGCGGGCTCTCGGTCGCCTTCGACATGCCCACGTTGATGGGCCGGGACTCCGATGACCCGCGCGCGCTGGGCGAGGTCGGGCACTGCGGCGTGGCGATCGACTCCGTCGCCGACATGGACGTCCTCTTCGACGGCATCGACCTGGGCTCGGTCACCACCTCGATGACCATCTCGGGGCCGGCAGTCCCGGTGTTCTGCATGTACGTGGTGGCCGCCGAGCGCCAAGGGGTGGACGTCGCCCGGCTCAACGGCACCCTGCAGACCGACATCTTCAAGGAGTACATCGCGCAGAAGGAGTGGATCTACCCTCCCGAGCCGCACCTGAAGCTGATCGGCGACCTGATGGAGTACGTCGCCGAGGGCATCCCGGCGTACAAGCCGCTGTCGGTGTCGGGCTACCACATCCGCGAGGCCGGAGCCACGGCGGCGCAGGAGCTGGCGTTCACCCTCGCCGACGGCTTCGGCTACGTCGAGCTGGGCCTGTCCCGCGGCCTGGACATCGAGCAGTTCGCGCCGGGCCTGTCGTTCTTCTTCGACGCCCACCTGGACTTCTTCGAGGAGATCGCCAAGTTCCGGGCAGCACGGCGGATCTGGGCGCGCTGGTTGCGCGACGTCTACGGCGCCAAGACCGTGA
Encoded proteins:
- a CDS encoding methylmalonyl-CoA mutase family protein, whose protein sequence is MDSEEIEAGRARWQQRYEKSRIAERDFTTLSGVEVEPVYGPPEGTSDPRFEQIGWPGEFPFTRGLHASGFRGKPWTIRQFAGFGNAQQTNERYKMILASGGGGLSVAFDMPTLMGRDSDDPRALGEVGHCGVAIDSVADMDVLFDGIDLGSVTTSMTISGPAVPVFCMYVVAAERQGVDVARLNGTLQTDIFKEYIAQKEWIYPPEPHLKLIGDLMEYVAEGIPAYKPLSVSGYHIREAGATAAQELAFTLADGFGYVELGLSRGLDIEQFAPGLSFFFDAHLDFFEEIAKFRAARRIWARWLRDVYGAKTVKAQQLRFHTQTAGVSLTAQQPENNIVRTAIEALAAVLGGTNSLHTNALDEVLALPTDKSAQIALRTQQVIGEEIGVLNVADPLGGSWYVEALTDKIEAEAEKIFAHIKEMGGDGTMTAGLLRGIEDGWFTGEIAESAFRYQVALEKGDKRVVGVNVHQGEYGEPLEILRVSHEVELEQVELVRNRRAGRDSAAVDEALKRMVAAAENGENTVPAMLDAVRAEATLGEICNAFKPLWGEHREP